The following proteins are co-located in the Acidicapsa acidisoli genome:
- a CDS encoding toll/interleukin-1 receptor domain-containing protein encodes MPEDQKPSAGSLQGRAIFISYRRDDSEGETGRLFDDLVRAYGDDSVFMDVAGIEPGLDFRKAIDANVSSCGVLLAVIGPSWASVTDSSGNHRINDSNDFVRLEIASALARSIPVIPVLVHGAKMPALDQLPDDLKDLRYRNSVEITHARWNSDVALLIGALKSYVTVKKDHETETVHATVPVQLPAPQTPPSAPDSARDIPHDNPPRKSRLPLFAGVGVAAAIVLAVVIFAVTHNNPTPNPQPGPTPPVTVPGAAFVGDWQDAETPEVGDNLIRLRVSANPADAPGRFEVNAWGRCQPDLCDWGMHHAKLNGDELITESWDLRNNPEEVKSQRSVVIRMRVTDSGLTVTVRNTRHPKGQSEPKILENRLELTKEFR; translated from the coding sequence ATGCCAGAGGATCAAAAGCCCAGCGCCGGGAGTCTGCAGGGGCGTGCAATCTTCATCAGCTACCGCCGCGACGATTCAGAGGGCGAAACCGGGCGGCTCTTTGACGATCTGGTGCGCGCCTACGGGGACGACAGCGTCTTCATGGACGTGGCCGGAATCGAGCCCGGACTCGACTTCCGCAAAGCTATCGATGCGAATGTCTCTAGTTGCGGCGTTCTGCTCGCCGTGATCGGCCCGTCGTGGGCGTCCGTCACCGACTCCAGCGGCAACCACCGCATCAATGACTCTAATGATTTTGTGCGTCTGGAGATTGCTTCCGCGCTCGCCCGCAGCATTCCGGTCATCCCGGTCCTCGTACATGGCGCCAAAATGCCGGCGCTGGATCAGCTTCCCGACGATTTGAAAGACCTGCGCTATCGCAACAGCGTCGAAATCACCCACGCCCGGTGGAATTCCGACGTAGCTCTATTAATTGGCGCGCTCAAAAGCTACGTCACCGTCAAAAAAGATCATGAAACCGAGACGGTTCACGCCACCGTCCCCGTACAACTGCCCGCACCGCAGACGCCCCCTTCCGCACCGGACAGTGCGCGCGACATTCCACACGACAATCCGCCCCGGAAATCCAGGCTTCCGCTGTTTGCCGGTGTTGGAGTCGCGGCTGCAATCGTATTGGCCGTTGTTATCTTCGCGGTTACGCACAACAACCCAACCCCGAATCCCCAACCTGGGCCGACGCCTCCGGTTACAGTTCCGGGCGCGGCTTTTGTGGGAGACTGGCAGGATGCAGAAACGCCCGAAGTGGGCGATAATCTGATTCGGCTGCGAGTCTCCGCCAATCCGGCGGATGCCCCGGGAAGATTTGAGGTGAATGCCTGGGGAAGGTGCCAGCCGGATCTGTGCGATTGGGGCATGCATCATGCGAAGCTCAATGGCGACGAACTGATAACCGAAAGCTGGGACCTCCGAAACAATCCCGAGGAAGTCAAATCGCAACGCAGCGTAGTTATTCGGATGCGCGTGACAGACTCCGGGCTGACCGTTACGGTCAGGAACACCAGGCACCCAAAAGGTCAGAGCGAACCAAAGATCCTCGAGAATCGTCTGGAACTAACCAAGGAATTTCGCTGA
- a CDS encoding AbrB/MazE/SpoVT family DNA-binding domain-containing protein — MATAVKITTVGNSAGIVLPKEILSHMHVQKGDSLYITQTRDGIHLVPYDEAFAAQMDVAREVMRDNRDVLRKLAE; from the coding sequence ATGGCTACTGCGGTCAAAATCACAACAGTTGGCAACTCCGCCGGTATCGTGCTGCCAAAGGAAATTCTTTCGCACATGCATGTACAAAAGGGCGACAGCCTGTACATCACCCAGACCCGCGACGGCATCCATCTCGTTCCCTATGACGAAGCATTCGCCGCTCAGATGGACGTTGCCCGCGAGGTGATGCGGGACAATCGCGATGTCCTGCGCAAACTGGCCGAGTAG
- a CDS encoding segregation/condensation protein A, protein MTEQPTNPETVADNQGTEPSAKPAPVLVLTPKPVPPEKPGKSDKSEKSAANKKNQPEDPQAFPFSVTVGQVYDGPMDLLLDLIRKQDIDIYDIPIARITAQFLGYVERLKSTDVDVAGEFIYMASLLIHIKSKMLLPRAASGPEDAVEDPRRELVERLLEHERFKNAAQMLQQKQMLEAASWTNPGMKEFKDDAGAEPEIAADTGDLARIFSSILERARSRPVFNVEEDQVTVGQMIQFLGRRLTMEDRPVSLHRLLGNTRSQRALVAMFLALLELVRLQAILLNQDRNFSEIFIKKHSEFETVINEISTRAHDDWR, encoded by the coding sequence TTGACCGAACAACCCACAAATCCGGAAACTGTCGCCGACAATCAAGGGACAGAGCCATCCGCCAAGCCCGCGCCCGTCCTTGTCCTGACGCCGAAACCAGTTCCACCGGAAAAGCCGGGCAAATCCGATAAATCCGAAAAGTCCGCAGCGAACAAGAAGAACCAGCCCGAAGATCCCCAGGCCTTCCCATTCTCGGTGACCGTGGGCCAGGTCTACGACGGCCCGATGGACCTGCTGCTCGATCTGATCCGCAAGCAGGACATCGACATCTACGACATCCCCATCGCGCGCATCACCGCGCAGTTCCTCGGCTACGTCGAGCGGCTCAAATCGACCGACGTGGATGTAGCGGGTGAGTTCATCTACATGGCGTCGTTGCTCATCCACATCAAGAGCAAGATGCTGCTTCCGCGCGCGGCGTCCGGTCCCGAAGACGCGGTAGAAGATCCTCGCCGCGAATTGGTCGAGCGACTTCTGGAACACGAGCGGTTTAAGAACGCCGCGCAGATGCTTCAGCAGAAGCAGATGCTCGAAGCCGCCTCGTGGACCAACCCCGGCATGAAGGAATTCAAAGACGATGCCGGCGCCGAACCGGAGATCGCAGCCGACACCGGCGATCTCGCGCGCATTTTCAGCAGTATCCTGGAACGCGCCCGCAGCCGCCCCGTCTTCAATGTCGAGGAAGATCAAGTCACCGTAGGCCAGATGATCCAATTCCTCGGCCGCCGACTGACAATGGAAGACCGCCCCGTCTCACTGCACCGTTTGTTGGGCAACACTCGCTCCCAGCGCGCACTCGTGGCCATGTTCCTGGCCCTGCTGGAACTCGTACGCCTACAGGCCATCCTGCTCAATCAGGACCGCAACTTCAGCGAGATTTTCATCAAAAAGCACAGCGAATTCGAGACCGTGATCAACGAAATCTCCACTCGCGCTCACGATGACTGGCGTTAA
- the sucD gene encoding succinate--CoA ligase subunit alpha, giving the protein MAVLVDKNTRLIVQGITGKEGTFHAKGAAEYGTNVVGGVTPGKGGTTHEGWPVFNTVAEAVEKTGANATVIFVPPPFAADAILEAEDAEIPLIVAITEGIPTLDMVKVWAKIKGSSSRLIGPNCPGVISPGKAKIGIMPARIHLEGSVGIVSKSGTLTYEAVHQLTQRGIGQSTAIGIGGDPIIGTTHIDALRLLNDDPETEAIIMIGEIGGAAEEAAAEFVKAHVKKPVVGFIAGQTAPPGRRMGHAGAIISGGQGTAAEKMKSMTDAGIHVVVSPADIGAKLAEVIGKA; this is encoded by the coding sequence ATGGCAGTCTTAGTCGATAAAAACACTCGATTAATCGTGCAGGGAATTACCGGCAAAGAGGGCACCTTTCACGCCAAGGGTGCGGCGGAATATGGCACCAATGTTGTTGGCGGCGTGACTCCCGGCAAGGGTGGAACGACGCATGAGGGCTGGCCGGTCTTCAATACTGTCGCCGAGGCTGTCGAAAAGACGGGCGCGAATGCGACGGTGATCTTTGTGCCGCCGCCGTTTGCTGCCGATGCGATTCTCGAAGCTGAGGACGCGGAGATTCCGCTGATCGTCGCTATTACCGAGGGCATTCCGACGCTGGACATGGTGAAGGTCTGGGCCAAAATCAAAGGCTCGTCATCACGTCTGATCGGACCGAACTGCCCTGGCGTGATTTCGCCGGGCAAGGCCAAGATCGGCATCATGCCTGCGCGCATTCACCTCGAAGGCTCGGTGGGCATCGTTTCGAAGTCGGGGACTCTGACTTACGAGGCTGTCCATCAATTGACGCAGCGCGGGATTGGGCAATCGACCGCAATCGGCATCGGCGGCGATCCGATCATTGGAACCACGCATATTGATGCGCTGCGGCTGTTGAATGACGATCCCGAGACTGAAGCGATCATCATGATCGGCGAGATTGGCGGAGCGGCTGAAGAAGCTGCTGCGGAGTTCGTCAAGGCGCATGTGAAGAAGCCAGTGGTGGGTTTTATCGCCGGGCAGACGGCTCCTCCGGGACGGCGCATGGGCCATGCCGGCGCGATCATCTCAGGCGGACAGGGCACGGCTGCTGAAAAGATGAAATCCATGACGGATGCGGGCATTCATGTTGTTGTTTCTCCCGCCGACATCGGAGCAAAGCTCGCTGAAGTCATCGGCAAAGCGTAG
- the sucC gene encoding ADP-forming succinate--CoA ligase subunit beta, translating into MKIHEYQAKTILAKYGVPVPRGEVANTLPEAAEAARTLLANGASGVVVKAQIHAGGRGKGGGVKVVRDLVAAEEAAKAILGMQLVTHQTGPQGQKVQRLLVEETAAIDRELYLGIVLDRATGKLVFMASQAGGMEIEEVAAKDPDAIYKEEIDPVIGLAAYQGRKLAFALGLKPSQVNQAVGFFQSLYKAFIETDASLVEINPFITTKDDKLFALDAKMTFDDNALFRHPEIKALRDVAEEDPLEVEASKYSLNYIKLDGSIACMVNGAGLAMATMDIIQYAGGSPANFLDVGGGATQEQIEHAFEILLSDKNVKAIFINIFGGILRVDRLATGVVAAARNLNVTVPIVLRLEGTNVEEGRKILKESGLNFEVGATMKEAADLVVAAAKAVA; encoded by the coding sequence ATGAAAATTCATGAATATCAGGCAAAAACGATCCTGGCGAAGTACGGTGTGCCCGTGCCCCGGGGTGAGGTAGCAAACACGCTGCCGGAAGCTGCGGAAGCGGCGCGAACCCTGCTGGCGAATGGCGCTTCCGGGGTGGTGGTAAAGGCGCAGATTCATGCCGGAGGCCGCGGCAAAGGCGGCGGCGTAAAAGTCGTGCGCGATCTGGTGGCCGCGGAAGAAGCCGCCAAGGCCATTCTTGGCATGCAACTGGTGACGCACCAGACCGGTCCGCAGGGGCAGAAGGTGCAGCGGTTGCTGGTGGAAGAGACCGCGGCGATCGATCGCGAACTCTATCTCGGCATCGTGCTGGACCGGGCCACGGGCAAGCTGGTGTTTATGGCTTCGCAGGCCGGCGGCATGGAGATTGAAGAGGTCGCGGCCAAGGATCCGGATGCGATCTACAAGGAAGAGATTGACCCGGTGATCGGGCTCGCCGCATATCAGGGACGCAAGCTGGCTTTTGCGCTGGGGCTGAAGCCTTCGCAGGTCAATCAGGCTGTCGGCTTCTTCCAGAGCCTGTACAAGGCATTTATCGAGACGGATGCTTCGCTTGTGGAGATCAATCCCTTCATTACGACCAAGGATGACAAGCTTTTTGCGTTGGACGCGAAGATGACCTTTGACGACAATGCGCTCTTCCGGCATCCGGAGATCAAGGCGCTGCGCGATGTGGCCGAGGAAGATCCGCTGGAAGTGGAAGCGAGCAAGTATTCGCTGAACTACATCAAGCTCGATGGCTCGATTGCCTGCATGGTCAACGGTGCGGGCTTGGCGATGGCGACGATGGACATCATTCAGTACGCAGGCGGAAGCCCGGCGAACTTTCTGGATGTGGGCGGCGGCGCTACGCAGGAGCAGATCGAGCATGCTTTCGAGATTCTGCTTTCGGACAAGAACGTGAAGGCCATCTTCATCAATATCTTTGGTGGCATTCTGCGCGTGGACCGGCTGGCGACTGGTGTGGTCGCCGCTGCGCGCAATCTCAATGTCACGGTGCCGATTGTGCTGCGGCTAGAAGGCACCAATGTCGAGGAGGGCCGGAAGATATTGAAAGAATCAGGCTTGAACTTTGAAGTAGGCGCAACGATGAAAGAGGCTGCTGACCTTGTAGTTGCAGCAGCAAAGGCGGTGGCATAA
- the trpD gene encoding anthranilate phosphoribosyltransferase, translated as MSTLKALLKPLAEDGAPLTREQSRAALAAILDQQVPDVETAALLTALATRGELAPELAGFVEEMRARATPISLTEEERNRLVDTCGTGGGGPATFNISTGAALVAAAAGALVAKHGNRAVTSRCGSADVLEALGVPITLPPDLAAECLRETGFVFLYAPMLHPAMKAVAPLRTALGFRTIFNLCGPLTNPAGARAQVIGVLAPSRALLIARTLLELQTTRRAFVVHGLDGLDELTLTGESVTVRVEPAAETPIKAARITPEMAGLPRATLEELSGGDGPDFAKDSASILYDILTGIPGPRRNIVLFNAAAALVAAGLAEDLQEGVARAAEAIDSGQAAVTLQKLRLFGKKYAVVP; from the coding sequence TTGTCCACATTGAAAGCCCTGCTCAAGCCGCTTGCCGAAGACGGCGCACCCCTCACCCGCGAACAATCCCGCGCCGCCCTGGCCGCTATCCTCGACCAACAAGTTCCCGATGTCGAAACCGCCGCTTTGCTCACCGCGCTCGCCACGCGCGGGGAACTCGCCCCCGAACTCGCCGGCTTTGTCGAAGAAATGCGTGCCCGCGCAACGCCTATTTCACTTACTGAGGAAGAGCGCAACCGGCTTGTGGACACCTGCGGCACGGGCGGCGGCGGACCGGCCACATTTAACATCTCCACCGGCGCGGCGCTCGTTGCCGCAGCCGCCGGTGCTCTTGTCGCCAAGCACGGCAACCGCGCCGTGACCTCCCGTTGCGGATCGGCGGACGTTCTGGAAGCTCTGGGAGTTCCGATTACGCTGCCGCCTGATCTGGCAGCCGAGTGTCTGCGCGAAACCGGTTTCGTCTTTCTCTATGCGCCCATGCTCCATCCCGCGATGAAAGCCGTCGCGCCATTGCGCACCGCCCTTGGATTCCGCACGATCTTCAACCTTTGCGGTCCTCTCACCAATCCCGCAGGCGCTCGCGCCCAGGTCATCGGAGTCCTCGCTCCCAGCCGCGCCTTGCTCATCGCACGCACTTTACTTGAGCTACAAACCACGCGCCGTGCTTTCGTGGTCCATGGCCTCGATGGCCTCGATGAACTGACCCTCACCGGCGAATCCGTTACAGTCCGCGTCGAACCTGCCGCCGAGACCCCCATCAAGGCCGCCCGCATCACTCCTGAAATGGCCGGTCTCCCACGCGCCACTCTGGAAGAGCTTTCCGGTGGCGATGGGCCTGATTTTGCGAAGGACAGCGCCAGCATTCTTTACGACATCCTCACCGGCATCCCGGGGCCTCGCCGCAATATTGTGCTCTTCAACGCCGCCGCGGCGCTGGTGGCCGCAGGTCTGGCCGAGGATCTCCAGGAAGGCGTGGCCCGCGCTGCCGAAGCCATCGATTCCGGCCAGGCTGCCGTCACCCTGCAAAAACTCCGCTTATTCGGCAAAAAATACGCCGTCGTCCCTTAA
- the ndk gene encoding nucleoside-diphosphate kinase — protein MSQRTFSIIKPDAVRKGYTAAILAEIEKAGFQIASIKKQSISKPQAEGFYAVHSARPFFDSLTTFMSSGPIVLLVLEKENAIADLRKLMGATNPANAEEGTIRKKYAGSIEENAIHGSDAPETAAFEIGYWFAGYELV, from the coding sequence GTGTCGCAACGCACTTTCAGCATCATCAAGCCGGACGCGGTTCGGAAGGGTTACACGGCCGCTATTCTGGCGGAGATCGAAAAGGCTGGTTTCCAGATCGCCTCGATCAAAAAACAGTCGATCTCAAAGCCTCAGGCGGAGGGCTTTTATGCGGTCCACAGCGCGCGTCCGTTTTTCGATTCGCTCACGACGTTCATGTCCTCCGGGCCAATCGTTCTCTTGGTTCTCGAGAAGGAAAATGCGATTGCCGATCTGAGAAAGCTCATGGGAGCGACTAATCCGGCGAACGCCGAAGAGGGAACGATTCGCAAGAAGTACGCAGGGTCGATTGAAGAGAATGCGATCCATGGTTCGGACGCGCCGGAGACGGCGGCCTTTGAAATCGGATACTGGTTCGCTGGTTACGAGCTGGTTTAG
- a CDS encoding M13 family metallopeptidase, whose translation MLRICSNSPVHFPSSGSLLACSILFLAAFPAVSQQPAAPADAPAPAHELRVFDPSLIDTSVDPCDNFYQFSCKGWFKRNPLPADQTSYGRFTELYELNRLHLKQILVEASTTNGTRSVNEQKIGDEYASCMDVAGINQKGIAPLQPELDRIAALKNKAELPALLAHLQTIGVNAFFGMGAAQDYADSASVIATFYAAGLGLPERDYYTRTDAKSVEQRQQYVAHVKKILQLAGEPDARAAKDAQTVLAIETRLAEASLTVTEQRDPQNLNHPTDLAAMSAMLPHFSLATYMTADHAPATGKMNDTEPKFYAAFNTVVADTSLDQIKVYLRWHLLHAFAGTSLPESFDQENWNFYAHTLNGAEKQQERWKRCTSRVDLEMGEALGKVYVDHYFPPAEKQRTLDMTLAIEQAMDKDIDSLDWMSAETKVRAKEKLHGVMNKIGYPDKWRDYSKLEIVRGDAIGNQIRAHEFEHARDLAKIGKPVDKGEWEMTPPTVNAYYDPQQNNVNFPAGYLQPPFFSGKEDDAANYGDMGSTIGHELTHGFDDEGRQFDATGNLKNWWTKDDESKFTDRADCMVKQYDAIESVPGVHLNGKLTEGENLADLGGLWLAWIAWQEKAEAAHLDMAAKTDGYTPEQRFWIAYAQQWCTQTRQEDLRSRALTDPHAPDEYRTNAILQDLPEFAKSFSCKASQKMVSPKPCRVW comes from the coding sequence ATGCTTCGGATTTGTTCGAATTCTCCAGTGCATTTTCCGTCTTCCGGCAGTCTTCTGGCATGCTCGATCCTGTTCCTGGCCGCATTTCCCGCGGTGAGCCAGCAGCCCGCTGCGCCAGCGGATGCCCCCGCGCCTGCCCATGAGCTGCGGGTGTTTGATCCTTCGCTGATTGATACCTCGGTCGACCCTTGCGACAACTTCTACCAGTTCTCCTGCAAGGGATGGTTCAAACGCAATCCGCTGCCCGCCGATCAGACCTCATACGGCCGCTTCACCGAGCTATACGAGCTGAATCGCCTGCATCTGAAGCAGATCCTCGTAGAGGCATCCACAACCAACGGCACGCGGTCCGTCAACGAACAGAAAATCGGGGATGAATATGCCAGCTGTATGGATGTGGCAGGGATTAACCAGAAGGGCATTGCCCCGCTGCAGCCTGAGCTGGATCGCATCGCCGCGCTGAAGAATAAAGCCGAACTGCCGGCACTCCTCGCGCATCTTCAAACGATTGGCGTCAATGCATTCTTCGGCATGGGGGCAGCGCAGGACTACGCCGACTCAGCCTCGGTCATCGCGACCTTCTACGCCGCCGGTCTGGGACTGCCCGAGCGGGATTACTACACCCGAACCGACGCCAAGTCTGTCGAGCAGCGCCAGCAGTACGTAGCCCACGTAAAAAAGATCCTGCAACTCGCGGGAGAGCCCGACGCCCGGGCGGCGAAGGATGCGCAAACCGTTCTCGCCATCGAAACCCGTTTGGCTGAGGCGTCGCTCACCGTCACCGAACAGCGCGACCCGCAGAACCTGAACCACCCCACGGATTTGGCCGCCATGTCCGCGATGCTGCCACATTTCTCGCTGGCAACCTACATGACGGCCGATCATGCGCCTGCCACCGGCAAAATGAACGATACCGAGCCGAAGTTTTATGCGGCCTTCAACACGGTCGTAGCCGACACCTCCCTTGACCAGATCAAGGTCTACCTGCGCTGGCACCTGCTCCACGCTTTCGCCGGTACAAGCCTTCCCGAGAGCTTCGATCAGGAGAACTGGAACTTCTATGCCCACACGCTGAACGGCGCCGAGAAGCAGCAGGAGCGCTGGAAGCGCTGCACCAGCCGCGTCGACTTGGAGATGGGCGAGGCTCTGGGCAAGGTCTATGTCGACCACTATTTCCCGCCTGCAGAAAAGCAGCGCACGCTGGATATGACGCTGGCCATCGAGCAGGCCATGGATAAGGACATCGATTCTCTCGATTGGATGAGCGCAGAAACCAAGGTCCGCGCCAAGGAAAAGCTGCACGGCGTCATGAACAAGATCGGCTACCCCGATAAGTGGCGCGATTACTCAAAACTGGAGATCGTTCGCGGGGACGCCATAGGCAACCAGATTCGCGCGCACGAGTTCGAACACGCGCGCGACTTGGCCAAGATCGGCAAGCCTGTCGATAAAGGTGAGTGGGAGATGACCCCGCCCACTGTCAACGCCTACTACGATCCGCAACAGAACAACGTCAATTTCCCCGCAGGTTATCTGCAGCCGCCCTTTTTCAGCGGCAAGGAAGACGACGCAGCCAACTACGGCGATATGGGATCGACCATCGGCCATGAACTAACCCACGGCTTCGACGACGAGGGCCGCCAGTTCGATGCCACCGGCAATCTCAAGAACTGGTGGACCAAGGACGATGAGTCAAAGTTCACCGACCGCGCCGACTGCATGGTCAAGCAATATGACGCCATCGAGTCCGTGCCCGGCGTGCATCTGAACGGCAAACTCACCGAGGGCGAAAATCTCGCCGATCTGGGCGGCCTCTGGCTGGCCTGGATAGCATGGCAGGAAAAGGCCGAAGCCGCGCATCTCGATATGGCCGCGAAGACCGACGGCTACACCCCCGAGCAGCGTTTCTGGATCGCCTACGCCCAGCAATGGTGCACCCAAACGCGCCAGGAAGACCTGCGCTCTCGTGCTTTAACCGACCCTCATGCGCCGGACGAATACCGCACAAACGCCATCCTTCAGGACCTGCCGGAGTTCGCGAAGAGTTTCTCCTGCAAGGCTTCGCAAAAGATGGTTAGTCCCAAACCATGCCGCGTTTGGTAG
- the trpS gene encoding tryptophan--tRNA ligase, whose amino-acid sequence MPTIPSSRPRVLSGMRPTGKLHLGNYMGALANWVKLQQDYECYFFIADWHALTTDYADTSKVMDNIEEVALDFLGAGLDPENSVLFLQSKVLEHSKLHLLFSMITPVSWLERVPTYKEQQENITGKDLSTYGFLGYPLLQSADILIYQPQFVPVGQDQVVHVELTREIARRFNQFYKLDGREVLPEPQVLLTPSPKLPGTDGRKMSKSYGNTIQLTDTEAEVRQKLKTMVTDPARIRRSDPGDPDKCPVGDLHKLFSTPEKLVEVYTGCRSAGIGCIQCKGWAADSLVQILAPIQERRSRYTAAQAVEIIEAGSVRAQRRAAQTMREIDAAMQMPIG is encoded by the coding sequence ATTCCCACCATCCCCAGCTCCCGTCCCCGCGTACTCAGCGGCATGCGCCCCACCGGCAAGCTCCATCTAGGCAACTACATGGGCGCGCTGGCCAACTGGGTCAAGCTCCAGCAGGATTACGAATGCTACTTCTTCATCGCCGACTGGCACGCTCTGACGACGGACTACGCTGACACTTCCAAAGTGATGGACAACATTGAAGAAGTCGCGCTCGACTTTCTCGGCGCCGGACTCGACCCGGAAAACAGCGTTCTGTTCCTGCAAAGCAAAGTTCTCGAACACTCGAAGCTGCACCTGCTCTTCAGCATGATCACCCCCGTTAGCTGGTTGGAGCGTGTGCCCACTTATAAGGAGCAGCAGGAAAACATCACCGGCAAGGATCTGTCGACCTACGGTTTTCTCGGATACCCTCTGCTCCAGTCTGCCGACATTTTGATTTATCAGCCGCAATTCGTTCCTGTCGGCCAGGATCAGGTTGTTCACGTGGAACTGACCCGCGAGATTGCTCGCCGTTTCAACCAGTTCTATAAGTTGGATGGCAGGGAAGTGCTCCCCGAGCCGCAGGTCCTGCTTACGCCCTCGCCCAAGCTGCCCGGCACAGACGGCCGAAAGATGTCCAAGAGCTACGGCAACACGATCCAACTGACCGATACGGAAGCCGAAGTGCGGCAAAAGCTGAAGACCATGGTCACCGACCCGGCCAGAATCCGCCGCAGCGACCCTGGCGATCCGGACAAATGCCCGGTTGGCGACCTTCATAAGCTCTTCTCAACTCCTGAAAAGCTGGTCGAAGTCTATACGGGCTGTCGCTCTGCCGGAATCGGCTGTATTCAATGCAAAGGCTGGGCCGCCGACTCTCTAGTTCAGATTCTTGCCCCAATTCAGGAGCGCCGCTCCCGGTACACAGCCGCCCAGGCTGTCGAAATCATCGAAGCCGGCTCCGTACGCGCCCAACGCCGCGCAGCACAGACAATGCGGGAAATAGATGCCGCGATGCAAATGCCCATTGGCTAA
- a CDS encoding type II toxin-antitoxin system death-on-curing family toxin, whose product MEPIWVQQRVVIAAHEESLAEHGGPSGIRDLGMLESALARPKNLFAYSETEPSLERMAAAYAFGIATNHPFVDGNKRTALIASITFLRLNGIRIEADKAETYLTFYGLAAGTITEEQLTEWFVRNRIKL is encoded by the coding sequence ATGGAGCCAATCTGGGTTCAGCAGCGGGTCGTGATTGCCGCGCACGAGGAATCTTTGGCCGAGCATGGCGGACCTTCGGGCATCCGCGACCTTGGCATGCTTGAATCAGCGCTCGCGCGGCCAAAGAATCTGTTCGCCTACTCAGAAACGGAGCCTTCGCTGGAACGGATGGCAGCCGCCTATGCGTTTGGCATCGCAACCAATCATCCATTTGTGGACGGCAACAAACGGACCGCACTCATTGCGTCAATTACCTTCCTCAGACTGAATGGCATCCGGATCGAGGCGGATAAAGCAGAGACCTATCTCACCTTTTATGGGCTTGCTGCGGGTACCATCACCGAAGAGCAATTAACCGAGTGGTTCGTTCGTAATCGAATCAAGCTGTAG
- a CDS encoding DUF4231 domain-containing protein — MATANQLPTDDPIFARLQDQLFWYSQKSRQARKAFKRIKVIEIVAAALIPFLTEYISPGVISTIRGLAVLITVLEAILHFNHYEENWLSYGAVAESLKREKFMFLAKAGPYASASDPRVALAERIEAVMAQESTQWKAGVGS; from the coding sequence ATGGCAACTGCGAACCAACTCCCGACCGATGACCCGATTTTCGCGCGCCTTCAGGACCAGCTCTTCTGGTACAGCCAGAAGAGCCGCCAGGCGCGGAAGGCCTTCAAGCGTATCAAAGTGATAGAGATTGTAGCCGCAGCACTGATTCCGTTCCTAACTGAGTACATTTCGCCAGGAGTTATTAGCACTATTCGAGGGCTAGCTGTGCTAATCACCGTGCTGGAAGCGATTTTGCATTTCAACCACTATGAGGAAAACTGGCTCTCCTATGGGGCGGTAGCGGAATCGCTGAAACGTGAGAAGTTCATGTTTCTGGCTAAAGCCGGGCCTTATGCCAGCGCCTCCGACCCACGCGTGGCGCTGGCAGAACGGATCGAGGCAGTGATGGCTCAGGAGAGCACGCAGTGGAAGGCTGGGGTTGGATCATAG